A genomic segment from Geitlerinema sp. PCC 7407 encodes:
- a CDS encoding ammonium transporter, which translates to MMSRPTLTKRARSGARRLPTTSSSSLPNVAEFLATIRDILPRFTLSWVASIPLIALIVGVWSLAASAQDSPPLTPEVVQGNLNAIWVLVASILVIFMNAGFAMLETGFCRQKNAVNILTKNLIVFALATIAYWAFGFSLMFGANGNGFIGWGGFFLSSNDPATYGLNPFPAGLPIALSFLFQSAFAGTAATIVSGAVAERIKFVDFLIFSLLLIGVAYPISGHWVWGGGMLSDIGFLGGVAFKDFAGSTVVHSVGGWAALMGAAILGPRLGKYQEDGTPSAIPGHNMSIATLGCLILWICWFGFNAGSQLAADEAVPYIAVTTSLAAAAGGIAATITSWAVSGKPDLSMVINGILAGLVAITAGCAGVSYGSAVIIGLIGGVMVVFAVFFFDSIQIDDPVGATSVHLVNGVWGTLAVGLFDMEAGLLTGNGTTQLIAQILGILTIGGFTVALSTIFWLVLKSFLGLRVTAEEEMMGLDIGEHGMEAYAGFVKDTTLNSGSSVSSHGGVGTPFQ; encoded by the coding sequence ATGATGTCTAGACCGACGCTAACAAAGAGAGCGAGGAGTGGAGCTAGACGGCTGCCCACAACCAGCTCGTCTTCCCTACCCAACGTTGCCGAATTTCTGGCAACCATCCGTGACATTCTTCCCCGCTTCACTCTTAGCTGGGTTGCTTCCATTCCCCTCATCGCTTTGATTGTGGGCGTTTGGAGCCTAGCAGCCTCAGCCCAAGACAGCCCTCCCCTTACGCCTGAAGTCGTCCAGGGAAACCTCAACGCCATTTGGGTTCTGGTCGCTTCCATCCTAGTAATTTTCATGAACGCTGGCTTCGCAATGCTCGAAACGGGCTTTTGTCGCCAGAAGAACGCCGTTAACATTCTCACCAAAAACCTGATCGTCTTCGCCTTGGCAACCATTGCCTACTGGGCCTTCGGGTTTTCGCTGATGTTCGGCGCCAACGGCAATGGCTTCATCGGCTGGGGCGGCTTCTTCCTGAGCAGCAACGACCCCGCGACCTACGGCCTGAACCCGTTCCCGGCAGGTCTGCCCATCGCGCTTTCTTTCCTGTTCCAGTCAGCGTTCGCCGGTACCGCAGCGACCATCGTTTCCGGTGCTGTGGCAGAGCGAATCAAGTTTGTTGACTTCCTCATTTTCAGCCTGCTGCTGATTGGCGTTGCCTACCCCATCAGCGGTCACTGGGTCTGGGGCGGCGGCATGCTGTCGGACATTGGTTTCCTCGGTGGCGTTGCTTTCAAGGACTTCGCTGGTTCGACGGTGGTGCACTCGGTGGGCGGCTGGGCTGCGCTGATGGGTGCAGCCATTCTGGGACCCCGCTTAGGCAAGTACCAAGAAGACGGGACACCGAGCGCGATTCCCGGCCACAACATGAGCATTGCTACGCTGGGCTGCTTGATTCTGTGGATCTGCTGGTTCGGCTTTAACGCTGGCTCTCAGCTGGCTGCGGATGAAGCGGTTCCTTATATTGCCGTAACCACTAGTTTGGCGGCGGCGGCTGGCGGTATTGCAGCAACGATTACCTCTTGGGCGGTGTCTGGCAAGCCTGACCTGTCCATGGTGATCAACGGTATTTTGGCGGGTTTGGTTGCCATTACGGCGGGCTGCGCAGGCGTCTCCTACGGCAGTGCCGTGATCATTGGTCTGATCGGCGGTGTGATGGTTGTCTTCGCGGTCTTCTTCTTTGACAGCATCCAGATTGATGACCCGGTGGGTGCCACGTCGGTCCACTTGGTCAATGGGGTCTGGGGGACGCTGGCGGTCGGCCTGTTCGACATGGAGGCTGGCTTGCTGACAGGCAATGGCACAACTCAGCTGATTGCTCAGATTCTCGGTATTCTGACGATTGGCGGCTTCACGGTGGCCCTGAGCACGATTTTCTGGCTGGTGCTGAAGTCTTTCTTGGGTCTGCGGGTGACGGCCGAGGAGGAAATGATGGGTCTAGACATCGGCGAGCACGGCATGGAAGCCTATGCTGGCTTTGTGAAGGACACAACGCTCAATTCTGGATCGAGTGTCTCTAGCCATGGCGGCGTGGGAACGCCGTTCCAATAG